A DNA window from Mastomys coucha isolate ucsf_1 unplaced genomic scaffold, UCSF_Mcou_1 pScaffold21, whole genome shotgun sequence contains the following coding sequences:
- the LOC116101597 gene encoding zinc finger protein 28 isoform X1: MRGVASVGSCESPALLGRGALCTKARPGGGPVAGTTAAPGRPARGRPHSRNGLASQFGQGAVTSEPAHKAPLSRDTNFLQEINRKREAAPTGTKLKAKSQGLVTFGDVAVVFSQEEWEWLNCEQRSLYWKVMLDNYRNLASLGLCASKPDMISLLEQGKDPWMMKRKMRRGWCPDLKAMQETKEFPPKDLSEGTLSLAVLRKQLLHRRPKRSMLRASWDGDAVFKAHKSLKNNSDMARDSPPQLVSAQKSFCKNVTWENSDDLGSLGQKPVQEAQDLLPRQDSHAELVTGRTWNTKLECSTFRNQNSECMFERNGQDTPFEQETVTQNRAFSEGKDGMCINSGRWFHLNSSEERSHNCDSGKSFPSNPIVVRETRIYSGKKLFKCNECKKTFTQSSSLTVHQRIHTGEKPYKCSECGKAFSDGSSFARHQRCHTGKKPYECLECGKAFIQNTSLVRHWRYYHTGEKPFDCIDCGKAFSDHIGLNQHRRIHTGEKPYICELCHKSFRYGSSLTVHQRIHTGEKPYECEICRKAFSHHASLTQHQRVHSGEKPFKCKECGKAFRQNIHLASHVRIHTGEKPFECGECGKSFSISSQLATHQRIHTGEKPYECKVCKKAFTQKAHLAQHQKTHTGEKPYSCKECGKAFSQTTHLIQHQRVHTGEKPYKCLECGKAFGDNSSCTQHQRLHTGQRPYECVECGKAFKTKSSLICHRRCHTGEKPYECSACGKAFSHRQSLSVHQRIHSGKKPYECKECRKTFIQIGHLNQHKRVHTGERMHNYRRGRRALRQTAHFAHRQRIHSGQSPAHPSLPSTSNPVDLFSRFVWNPSSLSSS, translated from the exons CTCCGCTTTCCAGAGATACCAACTTCCTCCAGGAGATAAACCGCAAACGGGAAGCTGCCCCTACAGGGACTAAACTTAAAGCCAAGTCTCAG GGCTTGGTGACATTTGGGGATGTGGCTGTAGTTTTCTCCCAGGAGGAGTGGGAATGGCTCAACTGTGAGCAGAGGAGCCTGTACTGGAAAGTGATGCTGGACAACTACAGGAACCTAGCATCCCTGG GACTTTGTGCTTCTAAGCCAGATATGATCTCCTTGTTGGAACAAGGAAAGGATCCCTGGATGatgaaaagaaagatgagaagagGCTGGTGCCCTG ACTTGAAGGCCATGCAGGAGACCAAGGAATTCCCTCCAAAGGACTTAAGTGAAGGAACATTATCCCTGGCAGTGCTAAGAAAACAGCTCCTGCACCGTAGACCTAAGCGCTCCATGTTACGGGCAAGCTGGGATGGTGATGCAGTGTTCAAGGCACACAAG AGCTTGAAGAACAACTCAGATATGGCTAGAGACAGTCCTCCACAGCTCGTGTCAGCTCAGAAGAGTTTCTGTAAGAATGTGACATGGGAGAACTCTGATGACCTGGGGTCCTTGG GCCAGAAGCCTGTGCAGGAAGCCCAGGATTTGCTTCCAAGGCAGGACTCACATGCTGAACTGGTAACAGGCAGAACTTGGAACACTAAACTTGAGTGCTCCACTTTCAGAAATCAGAATTCTGAGTGTATGTTTGAAAGGAATGGGCAAGACACACCATTTGAGCAAGAGACAGTGACTCAGAACAGAGCCTTCTCAGAGGGGAAAGATGGTATGTGTATCAACTCTGGGAGATGGTTTCATTTGAACAGTTCAGAAGAGAGAAGTCATAATTGTGACTCAGGTAAAAGTTTCCCTTCAAATCCAATAGTCGTAAGAGAAACTCGAATCTATTCAGGAAAAAAACTTTTCAAATGTAATGAATGTAAGAAAACTTTCACCCAGAGCTCATCCCTTACTGTTCAccagagaattcatactggagagaagccctataaATGCAGTGaatgtgggaaggccttcagTGACGGTTCCTCCTTCGCACGACACCAGAGGTGCCATACAGGCAAGAAGCCGTATGAGTGCCTGGAGTGTGGCAAAGCTTTCATACAGAACACCTCGCTAGTCCGTCACTGGAGGTACTATCACACTGGGGAGAAACCCTTCGATTGCATTGattgtgggaaagccttcagtgACCACATAGGGCTTAATCAACACAGGAGGATTCACACCGGAGAGAAACCGTACATATGTGAATTGTGTCACAAATCCTTTAGGTATGGCTCATCCCTCACTGTGCACCAAAggattcatactggagagaaaccgtATGAGTGTGAGATTTGCAGAAAAGCCTTCAGCCATCATGCATCCCTCACTCAGCATCAAAGGGTACATTCTGGAGAGAAGCCTTTTAAATGTAAAGAGTGTGGGAAAGCTTTTAGGCAGAATATACACCTTGCTAGTCACGTGAGGATCCATACGGGGGAGAAGCCCTTTGAGTGTGGGGAATGTGGGAAATCTTTCAGCATCAGCTCACAGCTTGCCAcgcatcagagaattcatacaggagagaagccttatgaatgtaaggTTTGTAAGAAAGCATTTACTCAGAAGGCTCACCTTGCACAACATCAGAAGACTCATACGGGAGAGAAGCCATACTCATGTAAGGAATGTGGCAAGGCCTTCAGCCAGACCACTCACCTCATTCAACATCAGAGggttcatactggagagaagccctataaATGCCTGGAATGTGGGAAGGCCTTTGGTGATAACTCATCTTGTACTCAACATCAGAGACTTCACACTGGCCAGAGGCCTTATGAGTGTGTGGAATGTGGGAAGGCATTCAAGACTAAGTCATCCCTTATCTGTCATCGTAGATGTCACAccggagagaaaccttatgagtGCAGTGcatgtggtaaagcctttagcCACCGTCAGTCCCTTAGTGTACATCAGAGAATTCATTCTGGGAAGAAACCGTATGAGTGTAAGGAATGTAGGAAAACCTTCATTCAGATTGGACACCTTAACCAACATAAGAGAGTCCATACTGGAGAGAGAATGCATAACtacaggaggggcaggagggcCCTCAGGCAGACTGCACACTTTGCTCACCGTCAGCGGATTCATTCTGGACAGTCACCTGCTCACCCATCTTTGCCTTCCACATCAAATCCTGTGGATCTCTTCTCCAGATTCGTCTGGAATCCATCCTCACTGTCATCATCATAA
- the LOC116101597 gene encoding zinc finger protein 28 isoform X2, which yields MRGVASVGSCESPALLGRGALCTKARPGGGPVAGTTAAPGRPARGRPHSRNGLASQFGQGAVTSEPAHKAPLSRDTNFLQEINRKREAAPTGTKLKAKSQGLVTFGDVAVVFSQEEWEWLNCEQRSLYWKVMLDNYRNLASLDLKAMQETKEFPPKDLSEGTLSLAVLRKQLLHRRPKRSMLRASWDGDAVFKAHKSLKNNSDMARDSPPQLVSAQKSFCKNVTWENSDDLGSLGQKPVQEAQDLLPRQDSHAELVTGRTWNTKLECSTFRNQNSECMFERNGQDTPFEQETVTQNRAFSEGKDGMCINSGRWFHLNSSEERSHNCDSGKSFPSNPIVVRETRIYSGKKLFKCNECKKTFTQSSSLTVHQRIHTGEKPYKCSECGKAFSDGSSFARHQRCHTGKKPYECLECGKAFIQNTSLVRHWRYYHTGEKPFDCIDCGKAFSDHIGLNQHRRIHTGEKPYICELCHKSFRYGSSLTVHQRIHTGEKPYECEICRKAFSHHASLTQHQRVHSGEKPFKCKECGKAFRQNIHLASHVRIHTGEKPFECGECGKSFSISSQLATHQRIHTGEKPYECKVCKKAFTQKAHLAQHQKTHTGEKPYSCKECGKAFSQTTHLIQHQRVHTGEKPYKCLECGKAFGDNSSCTQHQRLHTGQRPYECVECGKAFKTKSSLICHRRCHTGEKPYECSACGKAFSHRQSLSVHQRIHSGKKPYECKECRKTFIQIGHLNQHKRVHTGERMHNYRRGRRALRQTAHFAHRQRIHSGQSPAHPSLPSTSNPVDLFSRFVWNPSSLSSS from the exons CTCCGCTTTCCAGAGATACCAACTTCCTCCAGGAGATAAACCGCAAACGGGAAGCTGCCCCTACAGGGACTAAACTTAAAGCCAAGTCTCAG GGCTTGGTGACATTTGGGGATGTGGCTGTAGTTTTCTCCCAGGAGGAGTGGGAATGGCTCAACTGTGAGCAGAGGAGCCTGTACTGGAAAGTGATGCTGGACAACTACAGGAACCTAGCATCCCTGG ACTTGAAGGCCATGCAGGAGACCAAGGAATTCCCTCCAAAGGACTTAAGTGAAGGAACATTATCCCTGGCAGTGCTAAGAAAACAGCTCCTGCACCGTAGACCTAAGCGCTCCATGTTACGGGCAAGCTGGGATGGTGATGCAGTGTTCAAGGCACACAAG AGCTTGAAGAACAACTCAGATATGGCTAGAGACAGTCCTCCACAGCTCGTGTCAGCTCAGAAGAGTTTCTGTAAGAATGTGACATGGGAGAACTCTGATGACCTGGGGTCCTTGG GCCAGAAGCCTGTGCAGGAAGCCCAGGATTTGCTTCCAAGGCAGGACTCACATGCTGAACTGGTAACAGGCAGAACTTGGAACACTAAACTTGAGTGCTCCACTTTCAGAAATCAGAATTCTGAGTGTATGTTTGAAAGGAATGGGCAAGACACACCATTTGAGCAAGAGACAGTGACTCAGAACAGAGCCTTCTCAGAGGGGAAAGATGGTATGTGTATCAACTCTGGGAGATGGTTTCATTTGAACAGTTCAGAAGAGAGAAGTCATAATTGTGACTCAGGTAAAAGTTTCCCTTCAAATCCAATAGTCGTAAGAGAAACTCGAATCTATTCAGGAAAAAAACTTTTCAAATGTAATGAATGTAAGAAAACTTTCACCCAGAGCTCATCCCTTACTGTTCAccagagaattcatactggagagaagccctataaATGCAGTGaatgtgggaaggccttcagTGACGGTTCCTCCTTCGCACGACACCAGAGGTGCCATACAGGCAAGAAGCCGTATGAGTGCCTGGAGTGTGGCAAAGCTTTCATACAGAACACCTCGCTAGTCCGTCACTGGAGGTACTATCACACTGGGGAGAAACCCTTCGATTGCATTGattgtgggaaagccttcagtgACCACATAGGGCTTAATCAACACAGGAGGATTCACACCGGAGAGAAACCGTACATATGTGAATTGTGTCACAAATCCTTTAGGTATGGCTCATCCCTCACTGTGCACCAAAggattcatactggagagaaaccgtATGAGTGTGAGATTTGCAGAAAAGCCTTCAGCCATCATGCATCCCTCACTCAGCATCAAAGGGTACATTCTGGAGAGAAGCCTTTTAAATGTAAAGAGTGTGGGAAAGCTTTTAGGCAGAATATACACCTTGCTAGTCACGTGAGGATCCATACGGGGGAGAAGCCCTTTGAGTGTGGGGAATGTGGGAAATCTTTCAGCATCAGCTCACAGCTTGCCAcgcatcagagaattcatacaggagagaagccttatgaatgtaaggTTTGTAAGAAAGCATTTACTCAGAAGGCTCACCTTGCACAACATCAGAAGACTCATACGGGAGAGAAGCCATACTCATGTAAGGAATGTGGCAAGGCCTTCAGCCAGACCACTCACCTCATTCAACATCAGAGggttcatactggagagaagccctataaATGCCTGGAATGTGGGAAGGCCTTTGGTGATAACTCATCTTGTACTCAACATCAGAGACTTCACACTGGCCAGAGGCCTTATGAGTGTGTGGAATGTGGGAAGGCATTCAAGACTAAGTCATCCCTTATCTGTCATCGTAGATGTCACAccggagagaaaccttatgagtGCAGTGcatgtggtaaagcctttagcCACCGTCAGTCCCTTAGTGTACATCAGAGAATTCATTCTGGGAAGAAACCGTATGAGTGTAAGGAATGTAGGAAAACCTTCATTCAGATTGGACACCTTAACCAACATAAGAGAGTCCATACTGGAGAGAGAATGCATAACtacaggaggggcaggagggcCCTCAGGCAGACTGCACACTTTGCTCACCGTCAGCGGATTCATTCTGGACAGTCACCTGCTCACCCATCTTTGCCTTCCACATCAAATCCTGTGGATCTCTTCTCCAGATTCGTCTGGAATCCATCCTCACTGTCATCATCATAA
- the LOC116101597 gene encoding zinc finger protein 28 isoform X4 has product MLDNYRNLASLGLCASKPDMISLLEQGKDPWMMKRKMRRGWCPDLKAMQETKEFPPKDLSEGTLSLAVLRKQLLHRRPKRSMLRASWDGDAVFKAHKSLKNNSDMARDSPPQLVSAQKSFCKNVTWENSDDLGSLGQKPVQEAQDLLPRQDSHAELVTGRTWNTKLECSTFRNQNSECMFERNGQDTPFEQETVTQNRAFSEGKDGMCINSGRWFHLNSSEERSHNCDSGKSFPSNPIVVRETRIYSGKKLFKCNECKKTFTQSSSLTVHQRIHTGEKPYKCSECGKAFSDGSSFARHQRCHTGKKPYECLECGKAFIQNTSLVRHWRYYHTGEKPFDCIDCGKAFSDHIGLNQHRRIHTGEKPYICELCHKSFRYGSSLTVHQRIHTGEKPYECEICRKAFSHHASLTQHQRVHSGEKPFKCKECGKAFRQNIHLASHVRIHTGEKPFECGECGKSFSISSQLATHQRIHTGEKPYECKVCKKAFTQKAHLAQHQKTHTGEKPYSCKECGKAFSQTTHLIQHQRVHTGEKPYKCLECGKAFGDNSSCTQHQRLHTGQRPYECVECGKAFKTKSSLICHRRCHTGEKPYECSACGKAFSHRQSLSVHQRIHSGKKPYECKECRKTFIQIGHLNQHKRVHTGERMHNYRRGRRALRQTAHFAHRQRIHSGQSPAHPSLPSTSNPVDLFSRFVWNPSSLSSS; this is encoded by the exons ATGCTGGACAACTACAGGAACCTAGCATCCCTGG GACTTTGTGCTTCTAAGCCAGATATGATCTCCTTGTTGGAACAAGGAAAGGATCCCTGGATGatgaaaagaaagatgagaagagGCTGGTGCCCTG ACTTGAAGGCCATGCAGGAGACCAAGGAATTCCCTCCAAAGGACTTAAGTGAAGGAACATTATCCCTGGCAGTGCTAAGAAAACAGCTCCTGCACCGTAGACCTAAGCGCTCCATGTTACGGGCAAGCTGGGATGGTGATGCAGTGTTCAAGGCACACAAG AGCTTGAAGAACAACTCAGATATGGCTAGAGACAGTCCTCCACAGCTCGTGTCAGCTCAGAAGAGTTTCTGTAAGAATGTGACATGGGAGAACTCTGATGACCTGGGGTCCTTGG GCCAGAAGCCTGTGCAGGAAGCCCAGGATTTGCTTCCAAGGCAGGACTCACATGCTGAACTGGTAACAGGCAGAACTTGGAACACTAAACTTGAGTGCTCCACTTTCAGAAATCAGAATTCTGAGTGTATGTTTGAAAGGAATGGGCAAGACACACCATTTGAGCAAGAGACAGTGACTCAGAACAGAGCCTTCTCAGAGGGGAAAGATGGTATGTGTATCAACTCTGGGAGATGGTTTCATTTGAACAGTTCAGAAGAGAGAAGTCATAATTGTGACTCAGGTAAAAGTTTCCCTTCAAATCCAATAGTCGTAAGAGAAACTCGAATCTATTCAGGAAAAAAACTTTTCAAATGTAATGAATGTAAGAAAACTTTCACCCAGAGCTCATCCCTTACTGTTCAccagagaattcatactggagagaagccctataaATGCAGTGaatgtgggaaggccttcagTGACGGTTCCTCCTTCGCACGACACCAGAGGTGCCATACAGGCAAGAAGCCGTATGAGTGCCTGGAGTGTGGCAAAGCTTTCATACAGAACACCTCGCTAGTCCGTCACTGGAGGTACTATCACACTGGGGAGAAACCCTTCGATTGCATTGattgtgggaaagccttcagtgACCACATAGGGCTTAATCAACACAGGAGGATTCACACCGGAGAGAAACCGTACATATGTGAATTGTGTCACAAATCCTTTAGGTATGGCTCATCCCTCACTGTGCACCAAAggattcatactggagagaaaccgtATGAGTGTGAGATTTGCAGAAAAGCCTTCAGCCATCATGCATCCCTCACTCAGCATCAAAGGGTACATTCTGGAGAGAAGCCTTTTAAATGTAAAGAGTGTGGGAAAGCTTTTAGGCAGAATATACACCTTGCTAGTCACGTGAGGATCCATACGGGGGAGAAGCCCTTTGAGTGTGGGGAATGTGGGAAATCTTTCAGCATCAGCTCACAGCTTGCCAcgcatcagagaattcatacaggagagaagccttatgaatgtaaggTTTGTAAGAAAGCATTTACTCAGAAGGCTCACCTTGCACAACATCAGAAGACTCATACGGGAGAGAAGCCATACTCATGTAAGGAATGTGGCAAGGCCTTCAGCCAGACCACTCACCTCATTCAACATCAGAGggttcatactggagagaagccctataaATGCCTGGAATGTGGGAAGGCCTTTGGTGATAACTCATCTTGTACTCAACATCAGAGACTTCACACTGGCCAGAGGCCTTATGAGTGTGTGGAATGTGGGAAGGCATTCAAGACTAAGTCATCCCTTATCTGTCATCGTAGATGTCACAccggagagaaaccttatgagtGCAGTGcatgtggtaaagcctttagcCACCGTCAGTCCCTTAGTGTACATCAGAGAATTCATTCTGGGAAGAAACCGTATGAGTGTAAGGAATGTAGGAAAACCTTCATTCAGATTGGACACCTTAACCAACATAAGAGAGTCCATACTGGAGAGAGAATGCATAACtacaggaggggcaggagggcCCTCAGGCAGACTGCACACTTTGCTCACCGTCAGCGGATTCATTCTGGACAGTCACCTGCTCACCCATCTTTGCCTTCCACATCAAATCCTGTGGATCTCTTCTCCAGATTCGTCTGGAATCCATCCTCACTGTCATCATCATAA
- the LOC116101597 gene encoding zinc finger protein 28 isoform X3 — MRGVASVGSCESPALLGRGALCTKARPGGGPVAGTTAAPGRPARGRPHSRNGLASQFGQGAVTSEPAHKDLKAMQETKEFPPKDLSEGTLSLAVLRKQLLHRRPKRSMLRASWDGDAVFKAHKSLKNNSDMARDSPPQLVSAQKSFCKNVTWENSDDLGSLGQKPVQEAQDLLPRQDSHAELVTGRTWNTKLECSTFRNQNSECMFERNGQDTPFEQETVTQNRAFSEGKDGMCINSGRWFHLNSSEERSHNCDSGKSFPSNPIVVRETRIYSGKKLFKCNECKKTFTQSSSLTVHQRIHTGEKPYKCSECGKAFSDGSSFARHQRCHTGKKPYECLECGKAFIQNTSLVRHWRYYHTGEKPFDCIDCGKAFSDHIGLNQHRRIHTGEKPYICELCHKSFRYGSSLTVHQRIHTGEKPYECEICRKAFSHHASLTQHQRVHSGEKPFKCKECGKAFRQNIHLASHVRIHTGEKPFECGECGKSFSISSQLATHQRIHTGEKPYECKVCKKAFTQKAHLAQHQKTHTGEKPYSCKECGKAFSQTTHLIQHQRVHTGEKPYKCLECGKAFGDNSSCTQHQRLHTGQRPYECVECGKAFKTKSSLICHRRCHTGEKPYECSACGKAFSHRQSLSVHQRIHSGKKPYECKECRKTFIQIGHLNQHKRVHTGERMHNYRRGRRALRQTAHFAHRQRIHSGQSPAHPSLPSTSNPVDLFSRFVWNPSSLSSS, encoded by the exons ACTTGAAGGCCATGCAGGAGACCAAGGAATTCCCTCCAAAGGACTTAAGTGAAGGAACATTATCCCTGGCAGTGCTAAGAAAACAGCTCCTGCACCGTAGACCTAAGCGCTCCATGTTACGGGCAAGCTGGGATGGTGATGCAGTGTTCAAGGCACACAAG AGCTTGAAGAACAACTCAGATATGGCTAGAGACAGTCCTCCACAGCTCGTGTCAGCTCAGAAGAGTTTCTGTAAGAATGTGACATGGGAGAACTCTGATGACCTGGGGTCCTTGG GCCAGAAGCCTGTGCAGGAAGCCCAGGATTTGCTTCCAAGGCAGGACTCACATGCTGAACTGGTAACAGGCAGAACTTGGAACACTAAACTTGAGTGCTCCACTTTCAGAAATCAGAATTCTGAGTGTATGTTTGAAAGGAATGGGCAAGACACACCATTTGAGCAAGAGACAGTGACTCAGAACAGAGCCTTCTCAGAGGGGAAAGATGGTATGTGTATCAACTCTGGGAGATGGTTTCATTTGAACAGTTCAGAAGAGAGAAGTCATAATTGTGACTCAGGTAAAAGTTTCCCTTCAAATCCAATAGTCGTAAGAGAAACTCGAATCTATTCAGGAAAAAAACTTTTCAAATGTAATGAATGTAAGAAAACTTTCACCCAGAGCTCATCCCTTACTGTTCAccagagaattcatactggagagaagccctataaATGCAGTGaatgtgggaaggccttcagTGACGGTTCCTCCTTCGCACGACACCAGAGGTGCCATACAGGCAAGAAGCCGTATGAGTGCCTGGAGTGTGGCAAAGCTTTCATACAGAACACCTCGCTAGTCCGTCACTGGAGGTACTATCACACTGGGGAGAAACCCTTCGATTGCATTGattgtgggaaagccttcagtgACCACATAGGGCTTAATCAACACAGGAGGATTCACACCGGAGAGAAACCGTACATATGTGAATTGTGTCACAAATCCTTTAGGTATGGCTCATCCCTCACTGTGCACCAAAggattcatactggagagaaaccgtATGAGTGTGAGATTTGCAGAAAAGCCTTCAGCCATCATGCATCCCTCACTCAGCATCAAAGGGTACATTCTGGAGAGAAGCCTTTTAAATGTAAAGAGTGTGGGAAAGCTTTTAGGCAGAATATACACCTTGCTAGTCACGTGAGGATCCATACGGGGGAGAAGCCCTTTGAGTGTGGGGAATGTGGGAAATCTTTCAGCATCAGCTCACAGCTTGCCAcgcatcagagaattcatacaggagagaagccttatgaatgtaaggTTTGTAAGAAAGCATTTACTCAGAAGGCTCACCTTGCACAACATCAGAAGACTCATACGGGAGAGAAGCCATACTCATGTAAGGAATGTGGCAAGGCCTTCAGCCAGACCACTCACCTCATTCAACATCAGAGggttcatactggagagaagccctataaATGCCTGGAATGTGGGAAGGCCTTTGGTGATAACTCATCTTGTACTCAACATCAGAGACTTCACACTGGCCAGAGGCCTTATGAGTGTGTGGAATGTGGGAAGGCATTCAAGACTAAGTCATCCCTTATCTGTCATCGTAGATGTCACAccggagagaaaccttatgagtGCAGTGcatgtggtaaagcctttagcCACCGTCAGTCCCTTAGTGTACATCAGAGAATTCATTCTGGGAAGAAACCGTATGAGTGTAAGGAATGTAGGAAAACCTTCATTCAGATTGGACACCTTAACCAACATAAGAGAGTCCATACTGGAGAGAGAATGCATAACtacaggaggggcaggagggcCCTCAGGCAGACTGCACACTTTGCTCACCGTCAGCGGATTCATTCTGGACAGTCACCTGCTCACCCATCTTTGCCTTCCACATCAAATCCTGTGGATCTCTTCTCCAGATTCGTCTGGAATCCATCCTCACTGTCATCATCATAA
- the Smim17 gene encoding small integral membrane protein 17 isoform X3 translates to MEVRLVWEEWCPGPRKSDEDFEAQREQVITRKWKRQDSESADYSSIPSFLAVMKSPQGLYKAPCREEEEREKAASFSSPDVPPPTPSFRICAAAVLTAPALQCLQGSDWGGP, encoded by the exons ATGGAAGTTAGACTGGTCTGGGAGGAGTGGTGTCCTGGACCGCGCAAGAGTG atgaaGACTTTGAAGCACAAAGGGAACAAGTCatcaccaggaagtggaagaggcagGATTCAGAATCAGCAGATTACTCCAGCATCCCCTCCTTTCTTGCTGTCATGAAATCCCCTCAGGGCCTATATAAG GCTCcctgcagggaggaggaggaaagagagaaggccgcctccttctcttcccccgaCGTCCCACCTCCTACCCCCAGCTTCCGCATCTGCGCAGCCGCAGTCCTTACAGCTCCAGCTCTGCAGTGCCTGCAAGGGTCTGATTGGGGAGG